One Synechococcus sp. UW179A DNA segment encodes these proteins:
- a CDS encoding MFS transporter, translating into MSDAPKGSSGGRPAHDAAQRHLKACHLRAKRARQGWRPWMLFGIASLFYFYEFFARVAPGVLHSELTKVSGASEGVFGFSMSLYFLAYAPAQLLVGRLLDRHGVRAVAAPASLLVALGCLLFATSDNIILMGLGRFLQGLGSSVAYLGVIYLSLIWLPPQRHGMIPGMVTGIGTLGAATAQFPLLLISDHFGWRVPLLICTAAGVIIAWLIWSFLPKRPNWFMELMREDGFDPDSPEPMGFQINRILHKRSLWILSLAAAGIYLPVSVIGDLWGVSFFSIETGLPDNQASLITTLVFIGFAIGGVVAGHWSDRIGRRKVLFTSGAVSAACFALLLCFSSRLPVSLVAVLVAALGLTSGCQVLAFVMVADTAKRHTRAITLAFVNFIVMFFPVIVQPAVGLFSQWGLPAGTRPSSLQELQGYAVVVVGMLAAAGLSLLVQDTKPRDEEGILLSH; encoded by the coding sequence ATGAGTGATGCTCCAAAAGGATCGTCTGGTGGAAGACCCGCACATGATGCGGCCCAGCGCCATCTCAAGGCCTGCCATCTGCGCGCCAAGCGCGCCCGGCAGGGTTGGCGGCCTTGGATGTTGTTCGGCATCGCATCACTTTTCTACTTCTACGAATTCTTTGCAAGGGTTGCTCCCGGAGTGCTGCACTCGGAGCTGACAAAGGTTTCCGGCGCCAGTGAAGGTGTGTTCGGTTTCTCCATGAGTCTGTATTTTCTGGCCTATGCGCCTGCGCAGCTTCTCGTTGGCCGTCTGCTGGATCGCCATGGTGTTCGAGCTGTTGCGGCCCCGGCATCGCTGCTCGTTGCACTCGGATGCCTGCTTTTCGCCACATCAGACAACATCATCCTGATGGGTCTGGGACGGTTTCTACAGGGGCTTGGCAGTTCCGTGGCCTATCTGGGTGTGATCTATCTCTCCCTAATCTGGCTACCGCCTCAGCGTCACGGCATGATTCCCGGAATGGTTACCGGCATCGGCACGCTGGGGGCGGCGACAGCGCAGTTTCCCCTGCTGTTGATTTCAGATCACTTCGGGTGGAGGGTGCCGCTGTTGATCTGCACGGCGGCTGGAGTGATTATCGCTTGGCTGATCTGGAGCTTTCTTCCGAAACGACCGAACTGGTTTATGGAGCTGATGCGAGAGGATGGCTTTGATCCGGACAGTCCCGAGCCGATGGGATTTCAGATCAACAGAATTCTGCACAAACGCAGCCTCTGGATTCTTTCGCTTGCTGCCGCAGGTATTTATCTGCCGGTTTCTGTGATCGGTGATCTCTGGGGTGTGTCCTTCTTCAGCATCGAGACTGGTCTTCCCGATAATCAAGCCAGCCTGATCACCACCCTGGTGTTCATCGGCTTCGCGATCGGCGGTGTGGTCGCTGGCCACTGGTCTGACCGTATTGGTCGCCGCAAGGTCTTGTTCACATCAGGTGCCGTCAGTGCAGCCTGCTTTGCCTTACTGCTCTGTTTCTCAAGCCGTCTTCCGGTCAGCCTTGTGGCTGTGTTGGTGGCCGCTCTGGGACTCACCTCTGGCTGTCAGGTGCTGGCCTTTGTGATGGTTGCCGACACAGCAAAGCGGCATACGCGAGCGATCACGCTTGCCTTCGTCAATTTTATCGTGATGTTTTTCCCGGTGATTGTGCAGCCGGCCGTGGGTCTGTTTTCCCAATGGGGGCTGCCGGCGGGAACACGACCCTCATCCCTGCAGGAGCTGCAGGGATATGCCGTTGTGGTGGTAGGGATGCTGGCCGCGGCAGGCCTGAGTCTTCTTGTGCAAGACACCAAGCCGCGAGATGAGGAAGGCATTCTGTTGAGTCATTGA
- a CDS encoding nucleoside deaminase — MAATQRPGQLVSPDPRLIDRLLSVMEDEIVPLTSREVVKGNKLFGAAMLNKKDLSTIIAGTNQETLNPLFHAEVQTINSYYNLKSEQHVAPKEVLFLATHEPCTLCSSAITWAGFDNFYYFFSHEDSRDSFQIGHDLNILKEVFKHDPGEYARANNYWTGYSICDLIDNCDSSDKYSFNQRATSLRGTYQKLSSQYQKSKGQSCDPAYIPLN; from the coding sequence ATGGCTGCAACACAACGCCCAGGACAACTTGTTAGCCCAGACCCTCGCCTGATTGATCGTCTTCTCAGTGTGATGGAAGATGAGATTGTGCCTCTGACATCACGGGAAGTTGTCAAAGGTAACAAGTTGTTCGGCGCAGCGATGTTGAATAAAAAAGACCTCTCAACCATTATCGCAGGCACTAATCAAGAAACACTTAATCCATTGTTTCATGCAGAAGTTCAAACAATCAACAGCTATTATAACTTAAAAAGCGAGCAGCATGTTGCCCCCAAGGAGGTTCTTTTCTTGGCCACGCATGAACCCTGTACACTCTGCTCGTCGGCGATTACATGGGCGGGATTTGACAATTTCTACTACTTTTTTAGTCACGAAGATTCCCGTGATTCATTCCAGATCGGGCATGATCTTAATATCCTCAAAGAGGTCTTTAAGCATGATCCAGGAGAGTATGCACGCGCAAACAATTACTGGACGGGCTATAGCATCTGCGACCTAATCGATAATTGCGATAGCAGCGACAAATATTCGTTCAATCAACGCGCCACATCGCTTCGTGGAACCTACCAGAAACTCTCCAGCCAGTACCAAAAAAGCAAAGGGCAATCATGTGACCCCGCTTATATTCCTCTGAACTAA
- a CDS encoding type III polyketide synthase, producing the protein MPLTLHGIGTAVPTQRLSQAEAVEVAHRINAESPDQAKLMARIYQKTKVLNRGSVLLGNDADHATSQKRLSFYGPDSPGTAERMQAFDDHAGWLALEAVREALDDSGLPPSTITHLVTVSCTGFQSPGVDLFLMDKLGLSAAVQRTHIGFMGCHGALNGLRVAHAYAEMDPNAVVLLCAVELCSLHMSYGWHPEQVVANALFADGAAAVVGSAGPPSSDRNLVLQSSGSMVIPDSADLMHWEIGDHGFSMGLSPLVPETVGSVLQPWLQDWLQNRAVDLSEIRSWAVHPGGPRILSTCAEALALDTKLLEESRVVLQDHGNMSSATILFILERLRQRSVAGPCLALAFGPGLSAEVALLDLHHAA; encoded by the coding sequence ATGCCTCTGACACTCCATGGCATCGGTACTGCAGTGCCCACTCAGAGGCTGAGTCAAGCGGAAGCTGTGGAGGTGGCGCATCGGATCAATGCCGAAAGTCCCGATCAGGCCAAGCTGATGGCCCGGATCTATCAGAAAACCAAGGTGCTCAACCGTGGAAGTGTGCTGCTCGGCAATGATGCAGACCATGCCACCAGCCAGAAACGTCTCAGTTTTTACGGACCCGATAGTCCTGGCACCGCAGAGCGGATGCAAGCCTTCGACGATCATGCCGGCTGGCTTGCCCTGGAGGCCGTCCGTGAGGCGTTAGATGATTCCGGCTTGCCGCCATCAACGATTACTCATCTTGTGACGGTGAGCTGCACTGGCTTTCAATCCCCTGGGGTCGATCTGTTCTTGATGGACAAACTTGGTTTGTCCGCTGCGGTGCAGCGAACCCATATCGGATTCATGGGCTGTCATGGAGCGCTCAATGGCCTACGAGTCGCCCATGCTTACGCCGAGATGGATCCCAACGCCGTGGTTCTGCTCTGCGCCGTGGAGCTTTGCAGCCTGCATATGTCGTATGGCTGGCATCCCGAACAAGTGGTGGCCAATGCGTTGTTCGCCGATGGAGCGGCAGCCGTTGTCGGCTCAGCTGGTCCGCCATCCTCTGATCGGAACCTTGTGTTGCAGAGCAGCGGTTCGATGGTGATTCCCGATAGTGCTGATCTCATGCACTGGGAGATTGGTGATCACGGCTTTTCCATGGGATTGTCGCCGTTAGTGCCCGAAACGGTGGGGTCAGTACTGCAGCCCTGGTTGCAGGATTGGCTGCAGAATCGGGCCGTTGATCTCTCGGAGATACGCAGCTGGGCCGTGCACCCAGGTGGTCCGAGAATTCTCTCGACCTGTGCTGAAGCGTTGGCACTCGACACAAAGCTTCTGGAGGAATCCAGAGTCGTTCTCCAGGACCATGGCAACATGTCGTCGGCGACGATCCTGTTCATCCTTGAACGCTTGCGTCAGCGATCGGTTGCTGGCCCTTGTCTTGCGCTGGCTTTTGGCCCGGGGCTGAGTGCAGAGGTGGCACTTCTCGATCTTCACCATGCTGCGTAA
- a CDS encoding saccharopine dehydrogenase NADP-binding domain-containing protein, protein MKETPSTVDVLVVGGNGRVGASTVRWLNRLSRRYAESTPFRLAIGGRSRANFEVVRNRLDLPELVFRPVDLEAGFEALVAVVRGVKLVVHTAGPFQGRTQPDLLRACIDAGVPYCDVCDEFSLSRHAKDLFGDAVAAGIPAVVSCGIWPGVSALMAAEAVQKLGGPEKCERVEFSFFTAGTGGAGPTIVSATFLLLASRVLTYVDDRLTFKEPWTERRVVDFGAGVGSHACFLLDNPDVPTTVEALAVANCASRFGTAPGIWNSLFAAMKLLPSDVLVNRAAMQGLALFSMPIIRVVDKLVGATNAMRVDAVSNGDCDSGLPAKVTLRCVHADLEDCVGQATAAFAIEMLRGCPGLSAAEQTIPAGVWYPAELQAKARSNILQVASEKALLWEI, encoded by the coding sequence GTGAAGGAGACGCCATCAACTGTTGATGTGCTCGTTGTCGGCGGTAATGGGCGCGTCGGAGCTTCAACAGTGCGCTGGCTCAACCGGCTCTCCCGCCGTTACGCAGAAAGTACTCCTTTCAGGCTTGCCATCGGCGGTCGCAGCAGGGCCAATTTTGAGGTTGTTCGCAATCGACTCGATCTCCCGGAGCTCGTCTTCAGGCCAGTGGATCTCGAGGCTGGTTTTGAGGCGCTTGTCGCCGTCGTTCGTGGGGTCAAGTTGGTTGTGCATACGGCGGGACCGTTCCAGGGGCGAACGCAACCTGATCTGCTGCGGGCCTGCATCGATGCAGGGGTTCCGTATTGCGATGTCTGTGATGAGTTCAGCCTCAGTCGACATGCCAAGGACCTCTTTGGAGATGCTGTGGCGGCAGGGATTCCTGCCGTGGTGTCTTGCGGAATCTGGCCTGGAGTCAGTGCACTGATGGCGGCTGAGGCGGTGCAAAAGCTTGGCGGCCCGGAGAAGTGTGAACGCGTGGAGTTCAGCTTCTTCACGGCTGGAACCGGTGGGGCTGGGCCCACCATCGTGAGTGCCACCTTTCTGCTTTTGGCCAGCAGGGTGTTGACCTATGTGGATGACAGGCTCACGTTCAAGGAGCCATGGACCGAGCGTCGCGTTGTTGACTTCGGTGCAGGCGTGGGCAGCCATGCCTGCTTTTTGCTCGACAATCCCGATGTGCCAACCACCGTTGAAGCATTGGCCGTAGCCAACTGCGCTTCGCGTTTTGGCACTGCACCGGGGATCTGGAACAGTCTTTTCGCTGCCATGAAACTGCTTCCGAGCGATGTGCTCGTCAATCGCGCTGCGATGCAGGGTCTGGCTCTGTTTTCGATGCCGATCATCCGGGTGGTCGACAAGCTTGTCGGAGCCACCAATGCCATGCGTGTTGATGCGGTCAGCAACGGTGATTGCGATTCAGGTCTGCCCGCCAAGGTCACGTTGCGTTGCGTGCATGCGGATCTCGAAGATTGCGTCGGTCAGGCCACAGCAGCATTCGCGATCGAGATGCTGCGCGGATGCCCAGGCCTCTCTGCTGCTGAGCAGACCATTCCTGCAGGCGTCTGGTATCCGGCCGAGCTGCAGGCGAAGGCACGCAGCAACATCCTCCAGGTGGCCAGTGAGAAGGCTCTGCTCTGGGAGATCTGA
- a CDS encoding carbohydrate porin, whose translation MHAVYALGSTVIRGLIACVWVGVAPVMAQSSPPTSNPAASQTAPGTGELGRLLGLPADGALRIGGVWVGNGTSQWSGGVSNQNAVNGVQQLLLEASLDLGKAIGLDHTWIWIQGLQVNATTGAGQVTGSMQGANSLTTSPPLNRSELFEFAIRKDFLDGRLRVIAGKQSTSITFANINRPDKTDVARYQVDNLTSLAFTPIYSMPTLLGRLPGYTNSALGLTITAQPDVLDGRAYFSAGVYDGRGGLRDASVQTGLDAPSLSGPLFSIAEAGSGWVAGKARKPGSFGLGAWSQGGESVVCQSGSTTNCFTELGAWGVYALLNQRLSSFRPQQDSSGISGFLSAGWSPSISNQMGASVTAGFTAMGPLGSRPNDSIGVGVSWAKINRSEPFLEAEFNPNELMLQGYAQIALADSLYFQPTVTVLPLVGDRDAEDDSVSGLLQLTMLF comes from the coding sequence GTGCACGCTGTCTATGCTCTTGGTTCAACAGTGATTCGCGGCTTGATCGCATGCGTTTGGGTAGGCGTTGCACCAGTGATGGCCCAGTCGTCCCCACCAACGAGTAATCCGGCTGCTTCTCAGACAGCTCCTGGCACCGGTGAACTGGGGCGTTTGCTGGGCCTTCCTGCTGATGGCGCTCTGCGCATCGGTGGTGTTTGGGTTGGAAATGGCACATCCCAGTGGTCGGGAGGCGTTTCGAATCAAAACGCCGTTAATGGTGTTCAACAACTGCTGCTGGAAGCAAGTTTGGATCTGGGGAAAGCCATCGGTCTCGATCACACCTGGATCTGGATTCAGGGACTGCAGGTGAATGCCACAACCGGTGCTGGGCAGGTCACTGGAAGTATGCAGGGAGCCAATAGCCTGACTACGTCTCCTCCGCTAAACCGTTCGGAGCTGTTTGAGTTCGCCATTCGCAAGGATTTCTTGGATGGACGGCTTCGTGTGATTGCTGGAAAGCAGTCAACCAGCATCACCTTCGCCAACATCAACCGACCTGATAAGACCGATGTGGCGCGTTATCAGGTTGACAATCTCACCAGCTTGGCCTTCACACCCATCTATTCCATGCCGACGCTCTTGGGTCGGTTGCCGGGCTACACCAACTCAGCTCTCGGACTGACAATCACTGCACAGCCTGATGTTTTGGATGGCCGTGCTTACTTCAGTGCCGGTGTCTACGACGGTCGCGGAGGCCTCCGTGATGCATCGGTCCAGACCGGTCTAGATGCCCCATCTCTCAGTGGTCCGCTGTTCAGCATCGCTGAAGCCGGGAGTGGATGGGTCGCTGGTAAAGCTCGCAAACCAGGATCCTTTGGGTTAGGTGCCTGGTCGCAGGGGGGCGAATCTGTGGTCTGCCAAAGCGGCAGCACCACGAATTGCTTCACCGAATTGGGTGCATGGGGGGTGTATGCCCTGCTGAATCAGCGATTGTCTAGTTTTCGGCCTCAGCAGGACAGCAGTGGGATCAGTGGTTTTCTCAGTGCTGGATGGTCGCCGTCCATCAGCAATCAGATGGGTGCGTCCGTCACGGCGGGGTTCACGGCGATGGGGCCTCTGGGAAGCCGTCCGAACGACAGCATCGGTGTCGGTGTCTCATGGGCAAAGATCAATAGAAGCGAACCATTTTTGGAAGCTGAGTTCAATCCCAATGAGCTGATGTTGCAGGGATATGCACAAATCGCCCTCGCCGATTCGCTTTATTTTCAGCCAACAGTCACTGTGCTGCCTCTTGTTGGTGACCGTGACGCAGAAGATGATTCGGTCAGTGGTCTTCTGCAACTCACCATGCTGTTTTGA
- a CDS encoding nucleoside deaminase translates to MAAKHDEALMREAIHQMREAGVVNKSGGPFGAVVAKNGEIVASAGNSVIRDLDPSAHAEVNAIRAACKKLGTWDLSGCVMYTSCECCPMCYATAYWAGIRNVFYAASWSDYNDLFSDEAINHDMQRPKDQREVKLTQILKCEACNVWDEFRELPDGARY, encoded by the coding sequence ATGGCAGCAAAACATGATGAAGCCCTAATGCGTGAAGCGATTCATCAGATGCGTGAAGCCGGGGTCGTCAATAAATCCGGGGGCCCCTTTGGTGCTGTGGTTGCCAAGAATGGCGAAATCGTGGCCTCGGCCGGCAACAGCGTGATCAGGGATCTTGACCCGAGCGCTCATGCTGAAGTGAACGCGATCCGAGCGGCCTGCAAGAAACTAGGGACATGGGATCTGTCTGGCTGTGTGATGTACACCAGCTGTGAATGCTGTCCGATGTGTTACGCCACGGCCTACTGGGCCGGCATTCGTAACGTGTTCTACGCGGCCTCCTGGTCGGATTACAACGATCTGTTTTCCGATGAAGCCATCAATCACGACATGCAGAGACCGAAGGATCAGCGTGAGGTCAAACTCACACAGATCCTCAAATGCGAGGCTTGCAACGTGTGGGATGAGTTTCGCGAGCTGCCCGACGGGGCACGCTATTGA
- a CDS encoding NAD(P)/FAD-dependent oxidoreductase has product MQKSWDVVVIGAGVAGGLAAYDCARRGLTVLLVEKRSFPRWKVCGCCFNANALAALTAVGLPDLIGDQGGVPLDQVRLGWNGSSLNLALPGGWALSRERFDQALVHAAEAAGATLRFQTSAVLEQTSASERVVRLRPSGGAPAERVRARVVLVAAGLQHQVLASSDHSRLRIAERSRVGAGCFINDDDDVYASGVIHMAIGRHGYVGLVRREDGALNLAAAFDPAALRSAGGAACAADLVLRRAGFAVPRALEISRWQLTPELTRRADVFAGERFLLLGDSSGYVEPFTGEGMAWALAAGAAVAPFVEEAQGAWSGALERRWQQRLEELTVSRQRLCRLLSTLLRQPLATAAVFRLGCHWPEIPERVISALNRDVPHTACSDPCL; this is encoded by the coding sequence ATGCAAAAGAGCTGGGATGTTGTTGTGATCGGCGCGGGAGTCGCTGGTGGGCTGGCCGCCTATGACTGCGCGCGTCGAGGTCTGACAGTTCTGCTCGTTGAGAAGCGTTCTTTCCCGCGTTGGAAGGTTTGCGGTTGTTGCTTCAACGCCAATGCCTTGGCTGCCTTAACTGCGGTTGGGCTGCCGGACCTCATCGGTGATCAGGGAGGTGTGCCTCTCGATCAAGTGCGTCTTGGCTGGAACGGCAGCTCGCTCAATCTGGCTTTGCCCGGTGGCTGGGCCCTTTCTCGGGAGCGTTTTGACCAGGCTTTGGTCCATGCGGCTGAGGCCGCAGGAGCCACGCTGAGGTTCCAGACCAGTGCCGTTCTTGAGCAGACTTCCGCCAGTGAGCGAGTGGTGCGACTGCGTCCTTCCGGCGGTGCGCCAGCCGAGCGGGTTCGGGCCCGTGTTGTTCTGGTCGCGGCCGGTTTGCAGCATCAGGTCTTGGCGTCGAGCGATCATTCGAGGCTCCGGATCGCCGAGAGATCAAGGGTCGGAGCCGGTTGTTTCATCAACGACGACGATGATGTTTACGCATCCGGTGTGATCCACATGGCTATCGGCCGGCATGGATACGTTGGCCTGGTGAGACGTGAGGATGGAGCGCTCAACCTGGCAGCTGCTTTCGATCCCGCTGCCCTCAGGTCTGCAGGTGGAGCGGCTTGTGCGGCAGATCTGGTTCTACGTCGGGCCGGTTTCGCTGTTCCGCGAGCGCTGGAGATATCACGCTGGCAGTTGACCCCAGAGCTCACACGCCGAGCTGATGTGTTTGCCGGTGAGCGCTTTTTGCTGCTGGGCGATTCCTCCGGTTATGTGGAACCCTTCACCGGTGAAGGCATGGCCTGGGCTCTCGCTGCCGGAGCGGCGGTGGCTCCTTTTGTGGAGGAGGCCCAGGGAGCATGGAGCGGTGCTCTTGAGCGGCGTTGGCAACAGAGATTGGAGGAGCTGACGGTGAGTCGTCAGCGTCTTTGTCGACTGTTGTCGACATTGTTGCGTCAACCGCTTGCCACCGCTGCCGTATTCAGGTTGGGATGCCACTGGCCAGAAATACCTGAGCGTGTCATCAGCGCTCTCAATCGGGATGTTCCCCATACGGCTTGCTCTGATCCATGCCTCTGA
- a CDS encoding class I SAM-dependent methyltransferase, giving the protein MIPGQAPMLRDRRPEVMDQPGLDPAEHDRALRGLRRINAVSRCVPGLFRHLEALALESPAEPLSVLELACGGADTAIELAAMAQRRQLNWSIQACDLNPEAIRIARRNVARHNSSVGLFVADALAPPESEPFDVVYCTLFVHHLDPADVVRLLAVMAARARRLVLVDDLIRSRLGYALAWAGTRLLSRSWVVHYDGPLSVQAAFTPSEILELAAQAGLHNPLLERNWPERYRLCWRPN; this is encoded by the coding sequence ATGATTCCGGGTCAGGCCCCGATGCTGCGTGATCGCAGGCCTGAGGTGATGGATCAGCCTGGTCTGGATCCCGCCGAACATGACCGGGCACTTCGTGGTCTGCGCAGAATCAATGCAGTCAGTCGCTGTGTTCCTGGACTGTTTCGCCATCTGGAGGCGCTGGCGCTTGAGTCTCCTGCAGAGCCTCTGAGTGTGCTTGAACTGGCCTGTGGAGGGGCCGATACAGCCATCGAGCTGGCCGCAATGGCTCAACGACGACAGCTGAACTGGTCGATCCAGGCCTGCGATCTGAATCCAGAAGCGATTCGCATCGCCCGTCGCAACGTCGCCAGGCACAACAGCAGTGTTGGTCTGTTCGTTGCTGATGCGCTGGCCCCTCCTGAGTCAGAACCATTTGATGTCGTTTACTGCACCCTTTTCGTTCACCACCTTGACCCTGCCGATGTGGTGCGACTGCTGGCCGTGATGGCTGCCCGTGCACGTCGTCTTGTGCTGGTGGATGATCTGATCCGCAGTCGCCTGGGGTACGCGCTGGCCTGGGCTGGTACTCGCTTGCTGAGCCGATCCTGGGTAGTCCATTACGACGGTCCGCTGTCGGTTCAGGCGGCATTCACGCCCTCGGAAATTCTCGAGCTCGCTGCCCAGGCCGGATTGCACAATCCCTTGTTGGAACGCAACTGGCCTGAGCGATACCGGCTTTGCTGGAGACCCAACTGA